CCCCCTGCACTGGACACCTGTCCTGTCATTTGTTGGCTAGACACATGAGTACACAGTACTATTGCGGTCACCTGGGTGAGTTCCTTTCCCAGTCTTCATGTGGCAGGTGAAATCCATGGGAGTGAACAATCGCTTCATGGGTGTGTCTGACTAGAAAACAAATAGCTGCTTTCAAGTCACATGTTAAAAGAAAAAGGATACTATTTGAGCAAACACCTAGATAAATAGTGGTAATATGCAACCTACACTAAAGTAATCCAAGTTAAAACAAGGataataatgtattatgttaccATGGCATTGTACAAAAAGATAgacagcttttatttatttagcccttatttaaccaggtaaatgAACCCTCTACAGACTAAGCCTTACTGTAACGAGTgcactgagagtcgggaagcaagttcaatGACCACGCAACACCGCACCGACATGAAAacataacacctgaggaaagaaccaatgggagtgacagatataaggaagataatcaaggaggtgatggagtccaggtgagtgtcatgagacagagtcaataacacctgaggaaagaaccaaggggaggtgacagatacagggaagataatcaaggaggtgatggagtccaggtgagtgtcatgaggtgcATGTGCGcaagacgatggtgacaggtgtgcgggataatcagcagcctgatgatcTAGAGGTCGGAGAGGGAGTATGCGTGAcacttactgctattagcccacatAAACACGTTGAATAACATTTTCACTACATGGAACGAAAGAtagtcccccccccaaaaaaaatcagTCCTACTGATAGATATAAAACCAAAttattttacatgtatttaaacccttattCTTGCCAGTAAACTGTCTCCAcatatacttccattcattttttaaactggtaccgggggaccttcagacaagtcttgtgaggcctgtgggcgtcCTGGAGTAAAACAACCGACATGTACGTGTCCGTGACAGTTGTATTTGTGTGTAGCCCAAGCTGTTCAGGCGCTACAGACATGACAGATCGGCTGTACCTCAGAgtaaaacggagaacaccattgtgtCTGTGAGAGTCtcgtctttccatagaggggtcgtATGCTAcatcatggtctgacaaacaccgctctagctctgccacctttcacctcagatgcaGAAGTGAAATATcggcggatgtggtggattgagacgcatccaatgcaaaaactGATCTCTAACTTAAATTGACAGATTTGAATGGGGAtgtttttattatgctaattagatttccacAGGGGTGCAGACATCGACTCTAGGGGGCATTAAGAACACATCTTTTCCAATAACGAGTTGACCAAGTCGAGCAATAAACCCCGCTGCAAAGCAGACAGCTCTGTTCCCTTGATATAATGATAAGGGCATCTGTTCTGCAACAGACAGTAATACAATCTCTTCTACTGCCACTCCCACAGACAACCccaccactgtgtgtgtctcgTACCCGGagtatgtgtgtggtgttgggACGAGACAGGGACTCCAAAAGCAGAGTGGGCTCTCTGAGGAGTGGAAGGATGGAGATGGGTACAGTGGTATGTCCTCCTTGCAGAATCCTCCCCCtgagctgtgagagagagagagagagagagagagagaaagcccttgaattgagagagagagagagagagagagagagagagagagagagagagagagagagagagagagagagagagagagagagagagagagagagagagagagaccaaagttCACTTGCCCTACAGCAGCACACACCTGCTCTTTGTACTGGAAATACGCATGTTTGCAAGGTCAGCCAAGCCAACACATATTTGCTTTCCATGTCCATGCAAATGCAAGAAGCGGAATCAATATGGTCATTTACGTTCGGTCAGAATGACAAGTAATTTAAAAGACATGTCATCATTACCCATTTATTATGGTATTCAGGCAAATGTAATTTACTATAACCTGCATTAGAATTGACACATTGATATACTAACTTCCTGTACTGACATTTGAGTACATTGACGAAACAGTAGGTCACCTGGTACCTGCATGGGTGCAGCAGTACACACTGAGGTCTCCAGCTCTGATTGGTCagcatggaggagagggaggagcctCTGGTTCTGTATTGAACTGAGGATTGGGGACGGCTGTCCTTCTGTCACTGTGGTCCTATAGTACAAACCAGGACAATTACAGCCTTGTTATGATAGTTGGACGGCAGGTAGCAAtggggccagtaactgaaaggttgctggttcaaatcccagagtcAACTGGGTGAAAAATCTCTCGGTATGGCTATGAGCAAGTCACTTAACCCTAGCTGCTCTgtataagagagtctgctaaatgatgtAACACTTCTCTATAACAAAACTGCAATTTTATTGACCTAAAAAGGTAAATATTACCAAAACCAAGTCCTAATAATTTAATGTAGTTGCATATACCTATTATTTTGTTGCAATTAAACATCAGCCTAGCTTACTTAttaatatatacagtagatatctcACAGTCTGGTTCCTCTGATGACCTGGTGTCTGGGGACAGTGTGTCTGGGGCTGAGGCAGCTCCTGGCCCTGCCCCTGGAGCTGGTACTTCTGGAGGTGGAGCAGATATGGAGCCTGGGCAGGGGCAGGCCTCGCTGGGCTgggcctggggctctgtgggagGGCGTACTACATGCTCTCCTGGATGGAGACATAGTGGGGGCTGGAGCTCTGCTGGGTCTGTCCTCCAGATCACAACTACAGAAAAGTTTTAAAAAGTAGTGATACTAATGACATTACTTAAAGTCATACCAGTGTGTCAATTTCTTTTCTAATCTATTTTAGATGTTGGAGTTCTTATTTGTACTCATCTCAAAGCCTAACAgaaaggctgcatcccaaatggtaccctgtcCAGCCCCAAAGAGAAACAGGAATGGTTTTGTTTGTTCAGGATCAGACCCGAGCTTATAGCTGGGGATTCAGACAGACTTACTGAGACTTCTCTGCAAATCCATGTTGTCTTTGTTGAAGAGGCTTAGCTTGGATTGTCATAACACCATTTAAATTAATCTTGTAGGTACTTGATACCTGAGAGGCCTAGAAAAAAAACAAGTAAATAAATATAGCTCAAGGCTTGTTTTAAGGGGGCCTTGGCTCCTCTTTTGAGGCCATTGTAATAATTGTATTTGAGATAAATGTTAATTCAATTGAATGGTGTTGTTGCCAGAAGTGCACAAGCTCCTCTAGAGAGTCAATGGCAGCAGCTGACACTGTTTTGGTGGCTGGCAGACTTCTCACCTGTGTAGTGGGGCAACAGTTGGACCACAGCAGCATGCTACGTGTGTTGGAGCCCCTGGAGAGAGGGACACGCTGACATTTACTGTTGATGTGAGGAGAGGGATCACCCAAGACTCCACCAAGAGCCTCCAACACTCCTCTGTGACCTGCTCCACCTCCGGTAAAAACAAAATACTTTGATTCTTAACTAGGACCCAGAGTTTATCCTGGCCAGGTCAAGTGATCAGGTCTAACTCCTAgtcataacacagcataacaaaAAGCATTAGTTATAACAGAGTTGGTGTGCAGTACCATGATTGCTGTGTATAATAGGCATATCGTCATTGGTATTCATGTAGTTCTATGGCAGCTCTGTAATACAGTGGTTTGTAGTTAGACAGACCAGTGATTTGTCTCTGCCAGTGTTTGTGGAGGAGCTCCCCCAGAGAGTTCACCACCTCCCTCCACATGTCATCAAAGGCCTCGTCAGCCACGGCATCCCTGATACAGGTGTGGGGAGACAC
Above is a genomic segment from Oncorhynchus gorbuscha isolate QuinsamMale2020 ecotype Even-year linkage group LG23, OgorEven_v1.0, whole genome shotgun sequence containing:
- the fam149a gene encoding protein FAM149A isoform X3 codes for the protein MPAAAVTQGVSLNLGALPGSSLPLLVHPLHTDYCRLGEHSRGRALIVIGKKLVSEKSIFSNPSLFTRGSQGVAIASQLRELSSYQSSCGGVTPERLLTCWSETQSCDTGLSTEQSSLYSWRYDEFDRVNTQRVRQLFSDVDELLYEGRVNSSSLGLQEECQEWNGHSPHLRILGNQLESPNQEGFQYVHRRVEASGGRGSAVLSPCVDKRENSGELCVEGHGLTPTPCTLQGATPLSHSLCDHSSLLQEEVYEAEGRMEEFLAYDAKDTEDEWVSQRGVSGSVGAAGRSGVPPVSPHTCIRDAVADEAFDDMWREVVNSLGELLHKHWQRQITGGAGHRGVLEALGGVLGDPSPHINSKCQRVPLSRGSNTRSMLLWSNCCPTTQASQVSSTYKINLNGVMTIQAKPLQQRQHGFAEKSHCDLEDRPSRAPAPTMSPSRRACSTPSHRAPGPAQRGLPLPRLHICSTSRSTSSRGRARSCLSPRHTVPRHQVIRGTRLTTVTEGQPSPILSSIQNQRLLPLLHADQSELETSVCTAAPMQVPAQGEDSARRTYHCTHLHPSTPQRAHSAFGVPVSSQHHTHTPVRHTHEAIVHSHGFHLPHEDWERNSPR